The following are encoded in a window of Miltoncostaea marina genomic DNA:
- a CDS encoding DUF6112 family protein, producing the protein MLVTLQVSATPDPGGLPGQDKLQGLVNGVYSWSLILVLAALVVAAVAWAWGSHSNHHSAASAGRRGVLLGLGAALLVGMAPQLVNFFYALGRS; encoded by the coding sequence GTGCTCGTGACGCTGCAGGTATCCGCCACACCGGATCCGGGCGGACTCCCGGGACAGGACAAGCTGCAAGGGCTCGTCAACGGCGTCTACAGCTGGTCGCTGATCCTCGTGCTCGCGGCGCTCGTTGTCGCCGCGGTCGCATGGGCTTGGGGGAGCCACTCCAATCACCACAGCGCGGCGTCGGCGGGCCGCCGGGGCGTGCTTCTCGGCCTCGGGGCGGCACTCCTGGTCGGTATGGCGCCTCAGCTCGTCAACTTCTTCTACGCGCTCGGCCGCAGCTAG
- a CDS encoding carboxypeptidase-like regulatory domain-containing protein, producing the protein MGAPLALAPVAGATEGSLYPVGVAALVNHRAPDDQCNSRQDGAVFGVFCPPAAPSLEGTKWQIDLRAPWMGTAIESISWRAVRYHETPTSIALEVLGDGNPVWGVAERDIPRSPATPKAYLVGLGAQTASLRLRQSETRQQPNRVWSVIEPTINVRDLEAPTIALRGVPADWVTAGQVRVDWSAADNLGSDGIGQQRIFIGSRLKWTGAPGQGAHGVVVGLGDVPDGVHQVRLEADGDGTGPAATQTGVLQIDRAPPAARVDIAPAGPDLVRLTVSVADATSGVRAWTVHAGGPGGPVVASGTTTGLAVEVNLGDYVAPGRSLAFHLSAQDNAGHSTSFVSDLVTRAAPGAPSALPSVRVGSDAELGEPGRIEASGAPLPDFSRVQTRGVVSAHARGGTRAGRRSVPVIVATYARAVGIRGRFLHPNRRGLRGATVYLLDPTGRTQGTTLTDRRGRFRFTARPRRPGVWRVVALGRPLVVTQAYLVVRPLVRIRIGDRSLRPGQTVRVSGVIRPRTQARRKSVQLQWRRGDEWRPLVVTRADRRGRFVLRYRFSSAGGGYSVRLRILVPREKGWRFAPIATRRLRVEIQ; encoded by the coding sequence ATGGGAGCTCCGCTCGCTCTCGCGCCGGTGGCCGGCGCCACCGAGGGCAGCCTGTACCCGGTCGGTGTCGCGGCCCTGGTCAACCACCGTGCGCCCGATGACCAGTGCAACTCCCGCCAGGATGGCGCCGTCTTCGGCGTCTTCTGTCCACCGGCCGCGCCGTCGCTTGAGGGCACGAAGTGGCAGATCGACCTGCGGGCGCCCTGGATGGGGACGGCGATCGAGTCGATCTCCTGGCGCGCGGTTCGCTACCACGAGACGCCCACCTCGATCGCCCTCGAGGTGCTCGGCGACGGCAACCCGGTCTGGGGCGTCGCCGAGCGCGACATCCCCCGCAGTCCGGCCACGCCCAAGGCCTATCTGGTCGGCCTCGGCGCCCAGACCGCCTCCCTTCGACTGCGCCAGAGCGAGACGCGCCAGCAGCCCAACCGGGTCTGGTCGGTCATCGAGCCGACGATCAACGTCCGTGACCTCGAGGCCCCGACCATCGCCCTGCGTGGAGTGCCGGCGGACTGGGTGACCGCCGGACAGGTCCGGGTCGACTGGAGCGCCGCCGACAACCTGGGCTCGGACGGGATCGGGCAGCAGCGGATCTTCATCGGGTCCCGGCTCAAGTGGACCGGCGCCCCCGGCCAGGGCGCCCACGGGGTGGTCGTCGGCCTCGGCGACGTGCCCGACGGAGTCCATCAGGTGCGCCTCGAAGCCGACGGCGACGGCACCGGCCCCGCGGCGACCCAAACGGGGGTGCTGCAGATCGACCGCGCGCCGCCCGCGGCGCGCGTTGACATCGCCCCGGCCGGCCCGGACCTGGTGCGCCTGACGGTCTCGGTGGCCGACGCGACGAGCGGCGTGCGCGCCTGGACCGTCCACGCCGGTGGCCCGGGCGGGCCGGTCGTCGCCTCCGGCACGACGACCGGGTTGGCCGTCGAGGTCAACCTCGGCGACTACGTCGCGCCGGGTCGCTCCCTCGCCTTCCACCTGTCGGCGCAGGACAACGCCGGCCACTCGACCAGTTTCGTCTCCGACCTGGTGACCCGGGCGGCGCCTGGAGCGCCGAGCGCCCTTCCGTCGGTCCGCGTGGGCTCCGACGCCGAGCTCGGCGAGCCTGGGCGGATCGAGGCGAGCGGGGCACCCCTGCCCGACTTCTCGCGCGTCCAGACCCGCGGTGTCGTGTCGGCCCACGCCCGCGGCGGCACGCGCGCCGGCAGACGCAGCGTGCCGGTGATCGTCGCGACCTACGCTCGGGCAGTCGGTATCCGTGGCCGCTTCCTTCATCCGAACCGGCGCGGCCTTCGCGGCGCGACCGTCTACCTGCTCGACCCCACCGGTCGCACGCAGGGCACCACGCTCACCGACCGGCGCGGACGCTTCCGGTTCACCGCTCGCCCGCGGCGTCCGGGCGTCTGGCGGGTCGTGGCCCTCGGCCGCCCACTCGTGGTGACCCAGGCGTACCTGGTCGTGCGTCCGCTCGTCCGGATCCGGATCGGGGACAGGAGCCTGCGCCCCGGGCAGACCGTGCGCGTCTCGGGTGTGATCCGGCCTCGAACCCAGGCACGGCGCAAGTCCGTTCAACTCCAGTGGCGGCGCGGTGACGAGTGGAGACCACTGGTCGTCACCCGGGCGGACCGGAGGGGGCGATTCGTCCTCCGCTACCGCTTCAGCTCCGCCGGAGGCGGCTATTCGGTCCGCCTGCGAATCCTCGTGCCACGGGAGAAGGGCTGGAGGTTCGCGCCGATCGCCACCAGACGACTCCGCGTCGAAATCCAGTGA